GACCATCAGGATCACAGCGATGGATTCGCTGAACAATTGCTGGCGGCTGGGCCAAACCACGAGTTTCAGCTCATCAACCGTGTCCGCCAAAAATCCACCGGATTGGGTGGGATCGGCGGCGGCCTTTGAGCCGTCAGATGTGGTGGTGTCCTCAGAGATGGGGCTGGTCACGGTGATGGGACCGGAAGTTGACAACGGTGCCGGCTGGCACTTCGCCAAACAACCACCCTACCGGATGCCCTCAAACTCCTATGGGATCAAACACCAAGGAATCTGCACCGGCCTCGCCCAACCGCACCGTCACACCACTGGCACCGGTAAAGCGTTCCTCGAGCAGCAGCGTGGAGAGCGGATTTTCCAGCTGGCGCCGCAACACCCGTCGCAGTGGCCTCGCCCCGTACTCGGGTTCATAGCCCTGACGGGCCATGGCCTCGGCGACTGCATCATCCACAAGAAGAGCAAGACCCTGCTCGGCCAACAGGGCGGCGAGATCTTGCAGTTGCAACTGAACAATGCGCACCAGATCAGCCACCTCCAAGGGGCGGAAACGAATCACCTCATCGATACGGTTCAGGAATTCAGGCCGGAACTGACTCGACAGCGCTGCATCCACCTGCTGTTGAAGGGCTGACTCGTCCGTGGATCCCGAGCGGGCATGTTCCAGGATCGCCGGGCTGGCCAGGTTGCTCGTCATGACGACCACGGTGTGGCGGAAATCGACGGTGCGGCCCTGGGAATCGGTGAGTCGGCCGTCATCCAGCACCTGGAGCAGCAGGTTGAATACATCGGGATGCGCCTTCTCCACTTCATCGAGGAGCAGCACCGCATAGGGACGACGCCGCACAGCCTCAGTGAGCTGCCCGCCTTCCTCATAGCCGACATAACCGGGAGGAGCACCGATCAGCCGAGCCACGGCGTTGCGCTCCATGAACTCACTCATGTCGAGGCGAACCAGCGCCTCCTCTTCATCGAACAACGACGCTGCAAGCGCCTTGGCCAGCTCGGTCTTGCCCACGCCGGTCGGCCCGAGGAATAGGAACGATCCCACCGGGCGACGCGGATCCTTCATGCCAGCACGGGCACGGCGAATGGCAGCGGCAACGGCGATCACCGCCTCGCCCTGGCCAATCACCCGTTCGGCGAGATGGGCGTCCAGTTGCAGCAGCTTGCGGCGCTCACCCGCCAGCAGCCGCTGCACAGGGATCCCGGTCCAGCGGGCCACAAGATCAGCGATGTCACCGGCCTCCACCTGCTCGCGCAGCAGAGCAGTTCCGGAGGTCTGCGCCTCCGCCTGGGACGCCTCCAGTTCATCCCGACGCTGCTGCACCCGATGCAACTGGTCGTACTGCAACCGGGCCGCCTCCTCGAGGTCGCCATCCCGCTCGGCTTCAGCGATGGCATGGCGCAGGTCTTCATCCTGCTGAAGCAGCTGACCGAGTTCCTCCAGCTGACCGCGCTCCTGCTGCCAGCGACGCCGCAGATCGTCCAATCGCGTCGACACTTCAAGCCGGTTGCGCTGCAACTGAATCCGCTCCGATTCAGGCGCTTGCTCAGCAGCGAGCAATGCCAGTTCAACGCGGCGCAGATCTGCCTCGGCTTCCTCCACCACCTGCGGCTTGGAGGTGACCTCCATCTTCAGTTGAGCTGCCGCTTCATCGATCAAATCAATGGCTTTGTCCGG
The Synechococcus sp. PROS-U-1 DNA segment above includes these coding regions:
- the secE gene encoding preprotein translocase subunit SecE; translated protein: MTSPISEDTTTSDGSKAAADPTQSGGFLADTVDELKLVVWPSRQQLFSESIAVILMVSLSAATIAAVSRFFGWASSQVFR
- a CDS encoding ATP-dependent Clp protease ATP-binding subunit, whose product is MTSSQALNGSLTHEPDRFSDSAWDLLLSGQDVARRWRHEQLDVEHLIQVLFTDPSFRRWVEALPLASDLLLDRLEDVLADQPSGRGDELFIGDDLEQLLDEADAIRRRWNSACIDVSELLMAIGADPRIGAELFAGLGLSADQLELLLQKGVDGGVSSPPPERPRPTSPKEEPLRQRVARVPSSSRGGREAAAAAPSAPPRQTDPLEPPSAPEAPLQVQEPPTALESYGRDLTEEAEAGSLDPVIGRDAEIRNLIKVLSRRSKNNPVLIGEPGVGKTAIAELLAQRIVAGEVPESLQGLRLVALDLGALIAGAKFRGQFEERLRSVLEEVSGSDSGVVLFIDELHTVVGSDRSSTDAGSLLKPALARGDLRCIGATTPEDYRLTVEKDPALNRRFQQVVIREPDLELSLEILRGLKERYELHHGVTITDEAIQAANRLADRYISDRCLPDKAIDLIDEAAAQLKMEVTSKPQVVEEAEADLRRVELALLAAEQAPESERIQLQRNRLEVSTRLDDLRRRWQQERGQLEELGQLLQQDEDLRHAIAEAERDGDLEEAARLQYDQLHRVQQRRDELEASQAEAQTSGTALLREQVEAGDIADLVARWTGIPVQRLLAGERRKLLQLDAHLAERVIGQGEAVIAVAAAIRRARAGMKDPRRPVGSFLFLGPTGVGKTELAKALAASLFDEEEALVRLDMSEFMERNAVARLIGAPPGYVGYEEGGQLTEAVRRRPYAVLLLDEVEKAHPDVFNLLLQVLDDGRLTDSQGRTVDFRHTVVVMTSNLASPAILEHARSGSTDESALQQQVDAALSSQFRPEFLNRIDEVIRFRPLEVADLVRIVQLQLQDLAALLAEQGLALLVDDAVAEAMARQGYEPEYGARPLRRVLRRQLENPLSTLLLEERFTGASGVTVRLGEAGADSLVFDPIGV